AACCAGCCTTGATCTTTTCCCTTCTAGACAAACCTCAAACCACCCAAAGAAAGTGAATAGcttaacagaaataaataaatcaataaaaataaaaataacaaaaaacaaaaaaatttttttaaaagaaacaatataaaaaaaggaagtgaGTACCATACTTTGCCATTTATTAAAATgagcacttttttgcccaaatttatgagggaaaaataaggatgcacattatccatgggtagtactaattccatatctatataaatgtttttaattattttacttgtgcttatgagttaaaagtataactctagaaatcaataacgatatccatatgcaaaataataccctggaatatgataatcagttttgttgaactcaCGACACACTTGCAACGACcaagagttcttggctttctatgatgtgtaaatattgtaaatttcttaccgatacataaaatttcttgtaccttgtatctgttcttgtgttttgtaattgtttgttatataaaatttcttgtaccataatatgttaaaaaataaatgctaaaattcctttataatacaaaaaacaagtacctaaatgttaacaaataaaattttgaattaaaaaattaaaacaaaaaattttttgaaagtttgggccaaaaacattggtgcacattatacacaggagtgcgttatacatgacaaaatatggTAGCTTAATTTTTGGTATTAATAAGGGAATGAAATGTGACCTGTGCTGTGGGTACAGAAGGCGCTCTTAGTAAATGGATTGCACTCTCTCACAAACAAAAATGGGCTTTAGAGTAGACTCTTATTCATTCAAGATCCCCTGGCGTTCCCAGGGAATTTCAGAGTGGTCTAAATTCGGTGTCTTGCAGTGAAGCCCctattttcacagaaatacagTGACTTAAGAGTCAGGGCTTTGCAGCCAgacagtcctgggttcaaatcccagctctgtcaccaaGAGCCAAGTCATCTTGTAGAATTATTGGGAAAATTAAgtgacaaaaaaatataaaatgttggggggggggagaaaaaaaagtatatatgcatataaaatgttTGACATAGGGCCTGGTAAATGCTTAATCAATAATAGCTATTACAGCTATTGCTCTAATTAATTTGGTTTTTGATAACAGAGTCCAAGAAAGTCCTCTGTCTAAAATTTCAGTCCATGTTCcccctttaaaaataatagtaaacacttttaaaacaaagaagtcaaAGAAATTAAATCTTCCATTTATTCAATACACATTTACTGCAGGAGCATTGTATGTAAAGTATTAAGAATCTAGCACACGGGTGCACAGAGGTACTTAAAAGGCAGTTCTTGACTGCAAATAGGGGAGGGAGAAATACAAAATGCTGAGCCTGCCTTGATTGTGAACACACAAGTAGGAAAATAAGTCAAATGAATGAGGACCCCTGGATAAgtcctcaaataatttttaaggtcATCATCATAGGTTTGCTTTCTAGTGGTTTTCCCCTGTACTCTAAAATTGTGGTTAATTGCAATATTGCTTCATTTATAGTCAGATACATAAATTCCTGACTTAGAATATTCCTGACTGGTGTCTTGTCatacataaataaacacattGAAACAACAACTCGAAAATCTTTCTCAACTGGGTTGCAATGGAAGCAAGGAGAAACATATTCTAGGAAGATGGAGGGTCTTTGAATTCTCCACCGTGGTATACAGTTGTGAACTTTGAGAAGAGGGACAAAATGCTAATGCTTCTTCTTTTTGGTTTTccagcacttactatgtgccagaaactttACATGTGTCACCACATTCTATCCTAACAACACATCTATGCAGTTAGAACTGTCATCATCAATATGTTACAGTCAGGGAATCCAAAGCTAAGGGAAATTAAGGCATTCTTTCCCCCAAGGAAAGAGTGGGTAGGAGGGAAGGCTAAAgtcaaactttcttttctctgagttAAACAGTGTTagctcacacacaaaaaaaggaactTACTGTTAGAGTTTTATCATGGAGGGTGCCCAGCGTCTGTGTCTCTGCCACAAAGAGGAAGAATACCCAACAgaacagttaaaaatattttcgtttatctgaattttaaaaaaaaaatcataaagatgcCTATAATCCTATTTGAAATTAATGCTACTCCTTATTTTTCACAATAATTGGGAGACCAACaaaatttactgaacacttacaaATCAACTTTAGGATGACCACATTTTTTCACCCACGTAATGAACCCAGCTACTTATGTTCTATGAAATGGAGATTCCTGCCAGGAAGATCTAGGTTAAATATGTAGTTTGTTGTGCCCACAGGGCCCTAATGGGGTCTGCAAAATTCCAACAACACTGATAACACTCAGGCAGGCATTCTAATTCAGATTTCAACAGATAACAACAGttaattttctggaaaacatttggCCTTTTCTCAATAAGAGGGAGGCAGCATATTTGATtgcctaaaaatgaaaataaaaattactatagCTACATTTACCATGAGCAGGTATTATGCTAAATTCTTGAGATACTTTATTTAACATTCAAAACAACTATCCTAAAATAGGGACAATTAGCCCCATGACACAGATGAAGAAGATGAGAATTAGGAAGTTAAGTGACTTaactaaggtcacacagcttagtGAATGATAGAAACGGTCTTCCAACTTAGGTCTGCATGGCTTTAATCATACACCCTTTCTTTGCATAGTGGTACATTTCAAACATcgccgttgacgaacatttcggtttacgaacgccataaattttatggaactGTGGTATCATTagacagtaaaattcatgctaaatttgccattttaggggttgattttaaagggcTGGAatagattaatccattttgcattactttctgtggGAAAACCGTGTCTCGgtttttcgaacgtttcagaactcaaaaggtcttccagaacggattacgttaaAAGACCGAGTACCAGtgtatttaagtatagttggtataaaatattatgttagtttcaggtgtacaatatactgattcgacatttatatgccttacactgtgatcaccacactaagtctagtaatcatctgtcaccagtAATCTGTGGAAACATCACAAAACTATTatgttttcccttccctttttcacctaccaACCTCCCCAACCATAGGTTTGATCTCTGGTGCTATGAGTctgattttcctttgtttgttcatttattttgtttttttcagattccttgtataagtgaaaccacagggtatttgtcttcttctgtctgacttatttcacttagcataataccttctaggtccacccatgttgtcacaaatggcaagataacagtcttctttatggctgagtaatattccactgtacatacATCTggatccattcatctatcagtggataCCTAGGTTGCTTCCCTACCTGGGGAAGTAAATAGAAGCATACACTCTTACCTGCTGCCTTCAACCACCTTCACATCAGCATGTCACTACTAAATGCATCGCATGGCCCAGCGGCCAGATCACCTCCTTTCCTTTttgctcatttaatttttcatctgCCTATCTATTCAAGGCACATGTACTGCACCTCTACTCTGTCAGGCACGggggacagagcagagaaaaaGAGGGCCATGGACCCTGACTTTCATAGGCTCTGCACCCTAAATATCAATAGGTTCTCAGCTTTGGGAAAACGAAGTATGCCTACTCATTTTTCTGGCTGAGTCAGAGGCTCTGAAGCTTCTTAAGTGTCACGGTCACTTTCTGGTGGGAGCGGGGTATCTAAAAAATCTAAATCCTTTAGAACCTCTGGTTTAACAAACtctgattttaatattatatgAGCATAGTCTTAGCctagaagtattaaaaaaaaaaacgaaaaacagaaagaaaagagattatcTTCCACttacctttgtttttattgtccaaaaggaatttaaagtataaaaaccaCATTGGTGGAACTCCTAAGTAAACATGAACCTTAACGACACACAAGGTTTTCTGCTGTAAATCCAGTTTCTGTTTccctgtaattatttttcttggccTAAATGGTAAAACTGTCTGACTTCtccttttttgcttttacttcattttacagtgaaaatgattaataaaatagaGTCCTTTTAGGTCATCATGGCTTATTTTCACATAGTCATCAAGCAAGATGTGTGGCAGAATTGGAGAAAATTGTAATGTTTTTTTCTAGTGAACCCAAGCCTTGGCTAGGTTGGAGGCAGCAGTGGGGGGTGGGCTGTGACAGTCTGAAAAGTACGTAAGTTTAATAGTTATCAGCTAGCATGTATTATGCGCCAGACAAGGTGCTTAGCACTTTACATgcaaaatctcatttaatcttcaccacaataggtaggtactattattttcccattttccagatgaagaaactgagtctcaaagagacactttgcccaaggtcacacagctattaattAGCAACCCTGAGATTCAAAGTCTTCTAGAGATGAGGACTTACTCATCACCAATTTCTACCTCCTTTGGGTAGAAGAGAGATTGCATTTGTTGTGTTTTTGAGGTGGATTTAGGATCTTCCAGGATCCTTGGAACCCTTGTTAAGGCTCTACTCTGCTTTACagcaaacatataaaatatacccACACTCCACATTAAAGAAAAGGTGTATATAACAACATATGAGTGGACGTGAAGGTAACTAATTCACGTGATGCTACTGATTATAGACATGCCATTAAGTAtcattcatttgaatttttcaatttgttttcctatttttgaagatgttgccttttttttttctttgtttaaatattttctcaggcTTTTGAAAAGCTCAGAGATGGTAGGTACTGTGCCTATGTTTCCTGATGCAAGAGAGGGCCCCATTTTTATTGCctagagggaaggaagaaacaagcaaaaactaaaaggAAGGAGACTTCTATTTACGGTCTAGACTACTCTAAGGAAATGCACTGCCTCGTGAGGAAGTGAACCCCCATCAAGGAAGGTATGTGGGCACAGAGGGAACGCCCACGTGGAGGTGATGTTACAAAGAACACTGGCGCACAGGATGGGAAAACGGTACGAAACGACCCCTGAAGTCCCTTCTAGGCCTATGGTtgtaggattttaaaaaacacaataatagcATACAATAAATAGCTGGTATTACTTGACTGGCCCACAATGCGGCGGATCGTCTGTTCCCACCGTATTTCATTTCCTCCCTAATTACATAAATGATGTTGGTTAACCATCACTAAAGAAACACCAAAGATTAAACCTTTAGGGGGCTGAAGTTAATAACCATAAAAGCTGATTTTTGAGTGCTTTCTGTGGGCCAGGAACTGTGCTGAGTACTTTACATACAATATCACCTTCAGTCTTTACAACAATCCTCTGAAGTAGGCACAGGAGTTACCTGGTTggagaggtgaggaaatggagcctCACAGACTTGGAGCAACTTTGCTGAGTTCACAAAGGAAGTATGAGAGCTGACGTTAGGACCCATTCTCCACGTCACTGAAGCTCTTACCCACAGTCTCATCCTGCCTCTGGATCTCACCAATAACATTAACAGCGAGGAACTAACGTGTATTCAGTATAGACAATGATCAGACACTGGGCTAAGAACTTTGGTCACATTTTCGTATTTAAATCTCATAAACTGGGACTTTGGGGATTTATGAGATTAGGAAATAGGATTTACCTACTATTAACTTCATTTTACTGAATAAAAAAACTGAGCTCCTGAGAGTTTAGGAGAGACCAGGACTCCGAGAGGAAATATTGAAGATTAACCTTTCTGACCAATGTGACCTGAGGTCTGCTTTGCTGACCCTGTCTTCTCTTCCAGAGAAGGATGGAACAGTCCTTGCTGAATTACTTAAAGAATTTAGCTGCTCTTACTGAGACCAAATTCTGAGGATGTTGCTGGGCTTCATTCCAGTTGGATGGGATCCTAGAAATCACATACTCCAACCCCAAACATGGACTGGGGCCAATTCAAGACAAAATGTCACCAGTCCAGGAATAACTCATAATATAATAAGAACAATGTAAAGAGTTTTTCATTAgattaaatttacttaatttaaaagaCTGTCTTATTTTTGCAATGATGGCAATATTCGGAATTTTGCTTTCCTTACTTGGCAAAATATGTAGATTGAAATTTCTTTGGGGTGGGTCAGGAATTTTACTGGGTCATGAAATTCAAAAATCTGAACAGAACTGGaagctgaaactcagagaagtgaaggatATTGGCCCTGGGCTAAATTTTGACTAACCCAAATCTTAACCCAGGGCTCATTTCCCCAGCACAGGTTTAtctccaccaccccctccccccaaatactATCACAGGTGCACAGAACCACTCATGCCTCCACTCGTgaactttctcctttttcccaTATTTAGTATCTTCTGAACTCAGGAAGCACCTAAAGGCTTCCCCCTACTCCCCATGTATAATTACCTGAGCCATGTCCCTCGGTGGTGAGTAGTCGTGGAACAGCTGGAGTGAAGTTGCTCCATGGAGTCCAAGCAGGGGTGACCCTGGCTAATGTCAGAAACCAAAGTAAGGATGAGGCTTCTCTGAGAGCACAGAGCTTGATTCAGGGAATCAAAGGGTCAGcagaaaaaataggaaacacaACAAGTAAAGAGAAACACATGTTCAACTTTCAAACCTGGACACCTTCGCGGAGAGTACCGCACACTCTTAAAATGTTTGTTACACATTTTCTGAGCTGCATTCCTTACAGTCATCATTGCTGCAGCGCAATTGAGAAGAGACCTAACAGTCACACAAATGGCCGCACGAAATGCTTTTCATAAAACATCTCCTAAAATCCATTCAATAGCCTATGTGGTGGGTACTAtcatattttacagaggagagGGTCACGGAGtttacataacttgcccaagattacccAGCCAGTGAGGGACAGAGCTGGAGTTGAACACAGCTCCATCAGCCACAAAGTACGTGCTCTCTACACCTGAAAACACATAAGTACATGCACTCCCACACGTATAATCCAGTGGGTCTCAATCCAGCCTGTGTGTGGCAGGGAATCACCTGAGAACGAGCTTGTAAAATCCCAGTGCTCAGTCTCTACCTCCAGAGACGCTGGTTTCTCTGGCTCGTTGGTGGAGCCCAGCATCTGTAGGTGTGAAAAAGCTCCCCAAGTTAGTCTACTGAACAGTCAGCGTCTCAAACCACTGACCTAGGCCTTTCCTCTCCTGTCATAGAGCCCATCCATGAGTTTCAATATGGACAGAGGAATTCCACATGGCAAGGCATTGCTGGTGGGCCCGTAAGTCTTAGGGGCCCATCCCCAGGGTTGTCACTGGGAAGCGATGAGGTGAGACCAATCAGGAGATCTAATATGATCTGCAGGTGAATCTTATTCCTAAAGAAAGCATGCAAAGGTCCACTCACCCTCTTTGACGTCCAATGTCAGGTCTAATTTTTTATCGTTCAGTAGGCCTGGGAACTCAATGCGGCAGCAGTAGGTCCCACTGTCAGCTGACGTCACATTCTGTATGGTCAAGGACACGTCTCCTCTGTGGATATTCCCCTTTAGCTGGTATCTGCCGGCTTTCTGGTAGTCCACGTCCCTTCCATTAGTTCTGAGCACCAGACTTAGACATTTTGACAGAGGACAGGAACCCCTGCCCCAGCACACTGGCACCAGGTTCTCAGAGCTGGTTGGAGTGTAGGTGCAGGGCAGATAAGCATTCTGACCCACCTCAACTACGTATGACCCTTCCAAAGACCCTgaataaagagaaagggagagcaaGACGAGGCAATGAGTGAGATTGGCCACTTCACAAAACTGCAAGTAATGCCCTGtagaataaagaagaaagcaCTGCTGCTGTCCCGACGGGAGGACAGTTCGCTATGGCAGTGACTCGCAGACCTGAGGGCACCAGGGTGACTGGAAGCCTTGCTAAAGCCCAGTGGCTGGGCTCCACTACCACAGTGCCTGAATTCAGCAGTCGGTGCTGGGGCCTaacatttgtatttctaacaagtccccaggAATTGCTGACGTGGGTGGCCTGGAACCTCACGTTGAGAACCAGTGCTCTAGGAGAGAATTGTGGCCCAGTTCTGTGAACACCAGGGTGCAGGGCAGATGGAAATAGACCGTCATTGTCAGCCAGGAAAACAGCTCCGCCATTTGGGCGAGCTGTCTGTTCGTCAGCGAAGATCAGTCATTCTAACACAATTCTCTTGCTCTCTCGTTTTTTCAGCACCAGGTACACAGTGAATAAAAATCCTTGTCTGAATAAGAAGCTAATGTATAGCTATTTTTAGGTTTAAAATTAATTGCctttaaataaatactatatatacgagtgtgtgtgtgtttgtgtgtgtactaAGAGTCATACAGTATAAAATGTGCATGAAAAGTCTACTCCCTCTGTGCTCTTTCCCATTTCCCAGCTCCCCGTCCCAGACTCCATACATTAAGAAGCATTTGTAAATTCCCtgcaacatacacacacacacacacacacacacacacacacacacattgactATTCTACTCCTTGCTTTTCTTCAATTAATATTATGACTTAGAGACATTTCATATCATTAGTTGGTTTCACTGTTTGCCTCATGGGTATaatacaatttattcatttttgtccaCTACCCAGTTCATACCCAGTTGCTTCCAAACTTTCTCAAGTTGCAAACACTATGACAATTATCCTTGCATCTTTATCTTGCGTTATCCAATTGCAAAAGCCCATGCCCAGACTTACTTGTAAGTAGTAGCAGCCACAGCAGGACACAGTCAAAGGAAAGATGTGACAACATGGGTTCTGCagaagaaaactcaaaagaaCGGCTCTGGGTAGGTGCCGTTCAAGTCGCCAGTGGAACTGGGTACTTCCCTCAACTGCGTGTCTACTCCGCAATCACATGAGTGGTGACTACTTCCCGGAGTGCCAGCCCAGCACACCACAGCATCTGACTACTCATCATTCTTTTATTAACACTACCAAGTCTACAATCACATCAAAGGAAACCCCAGTTCTCTGTCATGCTACACCACACACATCCTGTCAGGGCTCTGATATTTATCCTGTCAGTATCAACAAAAAGGAAGCAATACTCAGAGGAAGCAATGTTACTCAGTCAAGAAAAGCATCTCTCAGCTGGTGAAGAAAGCCTGATACTGCTGATGAAATAGTCCTCTTCTTAAAATAGCCCATGTGTGGGTCCAGCTAGTTATCAGGGAACACAAGTTAGAAACATATGCATTCACTCAGAAAGTCAGTCAATTAGTCAGTTGTGTGACCACTGCTTctgaagcacctactatgtgtcaggcactggacTAGGACCTGGAGAATACCACAATGAATGGCATGCTCCTTATCCTCACATTTATGGGCCCTTTCTACTCCAATCTTGAGCCTAATTCTTAGTTTGGTCTAACACAAAATGCCTGTCATGTAACCTTGATGGATTTCACTTCTGTCATCAGATAATATTCTGATCTCGATTTgaattttcaaactcttccacTTAGGAAGACACAACCCTATCAGCAGTGCTTCTTTTCCCCACTGGGGGTGGGACTGAGGTGACCTCAATATTCTATTTCCTCTCATCTATACAGGatgtcccctctcctcccaccccaggggcTTCAAGCATAAATTGTCAGAAAGTGATGAATTACGGCCACACTCTCCATCACTGTGGTAACATCTCAGACCCAAACAGCCTCAGTGACTATTGTCTGGAGACTTAAGTCAAGGGGTTTTTACAAAAAGGGAAGTGAGCTCACAGACTGAATAGTTTCTGAACATCCATGGGcttcctctgtctttccttccCGAATTTCCTTGTCACCCACTTTTATACCATTAAACGCATTTAATATAAATCTCGAGCTTGTTTGATGTGTGCATTTTCATGGAGCTATGAGTCaacttcttcattttatagatagggaaactgagacctgAGAAGATTGATTTGCCCAAATGCATGATTGGTGATTTCAAATGAGAATGAGGTTCCCTAAGCTCCAGTTTTTTCCACTATAAACTATGTTTCattaatttcacattttcctttaataTGTCTGCCCACATAACTAATAACAACCAGCAAATGCCCATATTCAAGTGTAAGGTAGAGTGGATTAACCATGGGGTTAGGGATCATACCTAGCAACAATACATGGTGTGTGAATTATCTCTCAGTAAAGCTGctgaataaagaacaaaaattccgCTAAGGTTCTGGCCAGGCCTCTTCCACTGGGCATttgcttgggactctctgctGACAGCCTGCCCCTGACAGGACCACGTTCATCTTCCCTTTTCTAAGAAGCTCCT
This Rhinolophus sinicus isolate RSC01 linkage group LG10, ASM3656204v1, whole genome shotgun sequence DNA region includes the following protein-coding sequences:
- the HAVCR2 gene encoding hepatitis A virus cellular receptor 2 isoform X1, whose product is MLSHLSFDCVLLWLLLLTRSLEGSYVVEVGQNAYLPCTYTPTSSENLVPVCWGRGSCPLSKCLSLVLRTNGRDVDYQKAGRYQLKGNIHRGDVSLTIQNVTSADSGTYCCRIEFPGLLNDKKLDLTLDVKEARVTPAWTPWSNFTPAVPRLLTTEGHGSETQTLGTLHDKTLTQIPTLGNELQDADATTRMSIYIGAGISAGLTLVLIFGALILKWYSHSKEKLQNSSLITLANRPASGLANIVDGWHSEGNIYTIEENVYEMEDPSEYYCPVLSGPPS
- the HAVCR2 gene encoding hepatitis A virus cellular receptor 2 isoform X3, translating into MLSHLSFDCVLLWLLLLTRSLEGSYVVEVGQNAYLPCTYTPTSSENLVPVCWGRGSCPLSKCLSLVLRTNGRDVDYQKAGRYQLKGNIHRGDVSLTIQNVTSADSGTYCCRIEFPGLLNDKKLDLTLDVKEARVTPAWTPWSNFTPAVPRLLTTEGHGSETQTLGTLHDKTLTQIPTLGNELQDADATTRMSIYIGAGISAGLTLVLIFGALILKCWTLQQQKDSNSVYLVAWN